The following are encoded in a window of Leptospira selangorensis genomic DNA:
- a CDS encoding MFS transporter has protein sequence MILFYYLSSILGLLAGNMFNYTAIILSQSISNSDTFSGWVFFFVCFPLLFLSFTAGRLLDKYSRKWLLAGAQISMACGSGFAALALHLEWISPGKPYLLLVSSVLSGIGLSFVMPGRFAILGDLLEHSKIGKHSVWLNTLVLFGYGLAPLVAGYFKEYFSFKYVFMSIGSAYILSVFFLVLIPVQMRERSKTSSGPGISELVEYLKNSTLVSQFLLLMGAVVLLVGPVQVLLPKYAKEVLGLGEGERGALLSALGIGLVIGGGATFLLHGLRKKGHILFGTALFSCFLFSLIPFLAESLVLTAVCFFVFGFMTGVIITLIPAGIQQNTENHIRGRILSLYSLVFLLVPAFSGILSGFFSDRIGIPSTFVWSGFLEMGVLIYLSWRMDQVRSHY, from the coding sequence GTGATTCTTTTTTATTATCTATCTTCTATCTTGGGCCTACTTGCGGGAAATATGTTCAATTATACCGCCATTATTCTTTCCCAAAGTATTTCCAATTCTGATACATTTTCCGGTTGGGTATTCTTTTTTGTATGTTTTCCTCTTCTGTTCTTAAGTTTCACTGCGGGAAGATTATTGGATAAATATTCCAGGAAATGGCTTCTTGCAGGGGCACAAATCTCTATGGCCTGCGGTTCCGGATTTGCGGCTCTCGCGTTACACTTGGAATGGATCTCTCCCGGAAAACCGTATCTTCTTCTTGTGTCCTCGGTTCTTTCCGGGATCGGACTTTCTTTTGTGATGCCCGGAAGATTTGCGATCCTGGGAGATCTATTAGAACATTCTAAAATAGGAAAACATAGCGTTTGGTTAAACACTCTTGTTCTTTTCGGTTATGGCCTTGCTCCTTTGGTGGCGGGTTATTTTAAGGAATACTTCTCCTTTAAATATGTTTTTATGAGCATAGGTTCTGCTTACATTCTAAGTGTTTTCTTTTTGGTCTTGATCCCGGTGCAGATGAGGGAAAGAAGTAAAACTTCTTCAGGACCCGGGATCTCGGAACTGGTTGAGTATTTAAAAAATTCCACATTAGTTTCTCAGTTCTTATTATTAATGGGTGCAGTGGTTCTGTTAGTCGGTCCAGTCCAGGTGCTTCTACCTAAATACGCTAAAGAAGTCCTTGGATTAGGAGAAGGAGAAAGAGGTGCCTTACTTTCTGCTCTTGGGATCGGGCTTGTGATCGGAGGAGGAGCTACTTTTCTTCTTCATGGTTTAAGGAAGAAGGGGCATATTCTTTTCGGAACGGCGCTTTTCAGTTGTTTTCTATTCTCACTCATTCCTTTTCTTGCGGAAAGTCTGGTGCTCACTGCGGTTTGTTTTTTCGTATTTGGGTTTATGACCGGAGTGATCATTACTTTGATTCCGGCTGGGATCCAACAAAATACTGAAAATCATATCAGGGGAAGGATACTTTCTCTTTATAGCTTGGTCTTTCTTTTGGTACCTGCATTCTCCGGGATTTTATCCGGATTTTTCTCGGATCGGATTGGAATTCCTTCCACATTCGTTTGGTCCGGATTCCTGGAAATGGGAGTATTGATCTATCTTAGCTGGAGAATGGACCAGGTGCGGAGCCATTATTAA
- a CDS encoding isoprenyl transferase, with the protein MASSKKKIPRHVAVIMDGNGRWATSKGLSRSEGHRAGADAIDRLMDSSLSLGLEVVSLYAFSTENWKRPITEIRSIFNLLVEFIDSRLDKIHAKGIRILHSGSRKKLSSLVLSKIDHAAEITRKNRKLTVNFCLNYGSQEEILSAFSRLAEERKKKSISIQKPISTKELEKYLYTYPLPAVDLLIRTAGERRLSNFLLWQSAYAELFFTENLWPEFGDKDLREALDWFARRTRKFGGLENG; encoded by the coding sequence TTGGCTTCTTCCAAAAAAAAAATCCCCCGTCACGTGGCGGTCATCATGGACGGGAACGGAAGATGGGCGACATCTAAAGGACTTTCCAGATCCGAAGGGCATAGAGCCGGTGCAGACGCAATTGATCGTCTGATGGATTCTAGTCTTTCCTTAGGTTTAGAAGTAGTTTCCCTATACGCATTCTCCACAGAAAACTGGAAACGCCCGATCACAGAGATCAGATCCATATTTAATCTACTAGTGGAATTTATAGATTCCCGTTTGGATAAGATCCACGCGAAAGGGATCCGAATATTACATTCCGGTTCTAGAAAAAAATTAAGCTCTTTGGTTTTATCTAAAATCGATCATGCAGCTGAGATCACCCGCAAAAACCGCAAATTAACTGTGAACTTTTGTTTAAATTACGGGTCCCAGGAAGAGATTTTAAGCGCGTTTTCCAGATTAGCGGAAGAAAGAAAGAAGAAGTCCATCTCCATCCAAAAACCGATCAGCACAAAAGAACTCGAAAAATATTTGTATACGTACCCCCTTCCGGCAGTAGATTTATTGATTAGAACCGCTGGGGAGAGGAGATTATCCAATTTCCTTCTATGGCAATCCGCTTATGCGGAGCTTTTTTTTACTGAAAATCTTTGGCCTGAATTCGGAGACAAGGATCTGAGAGAGGCGCTGGATTGGTTCGCAAGAAGGACCCGAAAATTCGGAGGTTTAGAGAATGGGTGA
- the dapA gene encoding 4-hydroxy-tetrahydrodipicolinate synthase — protein MFQGVFTAIITPFRNGKIDYDSYFSLLDKQIQARVSGVVPCGTTGESPTLSHEEHAELIRETVKHVKKRILVVAGTGSNSTREAVELTEAACKDGVDGILQVNPYYNKPTQEGLYLHFKEIADHSSVPVMLYNIPGRTSVNLLPETVLRLSEHPKIRSMKEATGDLGQMSKLISLVGDKMTVLSGDDNLTLPLLSLGGKGVVSVISNLFPESLVKLVESFQKGDMAAAQKIHYDFIELFALAFIETNPIPIKAVMSWHGFCSGEIRLPMTSLSAGPGADRLKKTVSDLLAKGYK, from the coding sequence ATGTTTCAAGGCGTATTTACTGCCATTATTACCCCATTCCGGAACGGGAAAATAGACTATGATTCCTATTTTTCTCTTTTGGACAAACAAATCCAAGCAAGGGTAAGCGGAGTGGTGCCTTGCGGTACCACTGGCGAATCTCCTACTCTTTCTCATGAAGAACACGCGGAACTGATCCGCGAAACCGTGAAACATGTCAAAAAGCGTATTTTGGTCGTGGCTGGCACCGGTTCCAACTCTACTAGAGAAGCTGTTGAGCTGACCGAAGCTGCCTGTAAGGATGGAGTGGACGGGATTCTACAAGTGAATCCATATTATAATAAACCTACTCAAGAAGGTTTGTATCTTCATTTTAAAGAGATCGCAGATCATTCTTCTGTTCCTGTGATGTTGTATAATATTCCAGGAAGAACTTCCGTAAATTTATTACCGGAAACCGTTCTTAGACTTTCAGAACATCCTAAAATCAGATCTATGAAAGAAGCTACCGGGGATCTAGGACAAATGTCAAAATTGATCTCTTTGGTTGGCGATAAGATGACTGTTCTTTCCGGAGACGATAACTTAACTCTTCCTCTTCTCTCCTTAGGTGGAAAAGGTGTGGTGTCTGTGATCTCGAATCTATTTCCGGAAAGTTTGGTAAAATTAGTGGAGTCCTTTCAGAAAGGGGATATGGCTGCGGCTCAAAAGATCCATTATGATTTTATAGAATTATTTGCATTAGCATTTATAGAAACAAATCCGATCCCGATCAAAGCAGTGATGAGTTGGCATGGATTCTGTTCGGGTGAGATCCGTCTTCCGATGACTTCTCTGAGCGCCGGTCCCGGAGCAGATCGTTTGAAAAAAACGGTTTCCGATCTATTAGCAAAAGGTTATAAATAA
- the dapB gene encoding 4-hydroxy-tetrahydrodipicolinate reductase: MARKNRVAVIGASGRMGKAIIQVLSQSKVSELSAAVVGKGSVYLGLDSGLHSGLKQNEILFSDDLSKSISESDTVIDFSIREVLSDVLAVCKEFKKPVVVGTTGLVETHKELLKETSKSIPIVYSPNMSIGVNLLFKLTEIAAKVMGDLADIEIQDIHHRHKKDAPSGTAEKLKAILLETLSRTESNIVHGRHGILPERDPKEIAIHTLRAGEVIGDHTVYFFTPEERVEISHKAQDRKTFAVGSVKAAEFLIGREKGLYDMFSVLGL, encoded by the coding sequence TTGGCCCGCAAGAATCGTGTCGCAGTCATTGGTGCTTCTGGAAGAATGGGGAAGGCTATTATCCAAGTCCTTTCTCAATCTAAAGTTTCGGAACTTTCCGCTGCGGTAGTAGGTAAGGGTTCCGTTTATCTAGGTTTGGATTCCGGTTTACATTCCGGACTCAAGCAGAATGAAATTTTGTTTTCGGACGATCTTTCTAAATCCATTTCTGAATCAGATACTGTAATCGATTTTTCTATTAGAGAAGTTCTATCAGACGTTTTAGCTGTCTGTAAGGAATTCAAAAAACCTGTTGTGGTTGGAACAACCGGTCTTGTAGAAACTCATAAAGAATTATTAAAAGAAACTTCTAAAAGTATTCCGATCGTGTATTCTCCTAATATGTCCATCGGGGTGAATCTTCTTTTTAAACTGACTGAGATCGCCGCAAAAGTGATGGGAGATCTGGCAGACATCGAGATACAAGATATACATCATCGTCATAAAAAAGATGCTCCTTCCGGAACTGCAGAAAAATTGAAAGCGATCCTTTTGGAGACTCTGTCAAGGACGGAGTCGAATATTGTACATGGTCGCCATGGAATTCTACCGGAAAGAGATCCTAAAGAAATCGCGATCCATACTCTCAGAGCGGGAGAAGTGATCGGAGATCATACTGTCTATTTTTTTACTCCGGAAGAAAGAGTGGAAATTTCTCATAAGGCCCAGGACAGAAAAACATTCGCAGTCGGTTCCGTTAAGGCCGCCGAATTTTTGATCGGAAGAGAAAAAGGCCTCTATGATATGTTTTCCGTATTAGGGTTATAA
- the rpsB gene encoding 30S ribosomal protein S2 — translation MSVISMKNLLETGVHFGHQTRKWNPKMAPYVFTARNGIHIIDLQKTVQKAKEAYDALKKITSEGKKVLFVGTKKQARGAIEREALRCSMFFINNRWPGGLLTNWNTVKKSIARLKKLEGMETDNTFEKEVKTKKEVLSLRRELDKLRKTLGGIKDMTSIPEILFVIDPKKEEIAVKEARKLGLKIFAVVDTNCDPELIDYPIPGNDDAIRAISLFLETMSNAVIEGTGGVVEQPRFSEDLDSEALALEYQGEYDESGKFIMDEDPVASKKEEAPAAPAAAPAATPETPAAIEIDKGE, via the coding sequence ATGTCAGTAATTTCCATGAAAAACCTTCTGGAAACCGGAGTTCACTTCGGTCACCAGACAAGAAAATGGAATCCGAAAATGGCTCCCTATGTCTTCACAGCAAGAAACGGGATCCATATCATCGACCTTCAAAAGACCGTTCAAAAAGCTAAAGAAGCTTATGACGCGTTGAAGAAGATTACTTCCGAAGGAAAAAAAGTCCTATTTGTAGGAACTAAAAAGCAAGCGAGAGGAGCTATCGAAAGAGAAGCACTCCGTTGTAGTATGTTCTTCATCAATAACCGCTGGCCGGGCGGACTTTTAACTAACTGGAATACAGTTAAAAAATCCATCGCTCGTTTGAAAAAACTAGAGGGAATGGAAACAGACAATACCTTCGAAAAAGAAGTAAAAACTAAAAAAGAAGTTTTATCTCTTCGTAGAGAGCTAGACAAACTCCGCAAAACTTTGGGCGGGATCAAGGACATGACCAGCATTCCTGAAATTCTTTTCGTGATCGATCCTAAGAAAGAAGAGATCGCAGTAAAAGAAGCTCGTAAACTTGGTCTAAAAATTTTCGCAGTGGTTGATACTAACTGTGATCCTGAATTGATCGATTATCCAATCCCAGGTAACGACGACGCGATCCGTGCGATCTCCTTATTCCTTGAAACCATGTCTAACGCGGTAATCGAAGGAACAGGTGGAGTTGTCGAACAACCTCGCTTCAGCGAAGATCTGGATTCAGAAGCACTTGCTTTGGAATACCAAGGTGAGTACGACGAAAGTGGTAAGTTCATTATGGACGAGGATCCGGTCGCTTCTAAAAAAGAAGAAGCTCCAGCGGCTCCTGCTGCAGCACCAGCTGCAACTCCAGAAACTCCTGCAGCTATTGAAATCGATAAAGGCGAGTAA
- the tsf gene encoding translation elongation factor Ts: MSASTTDLIKELRDRTGAGLMDCKKALIENNNDLDKSADWLREKGIAKASKKAGRVTKEGRNISYIHGDGKIGVLLELNSETDFVARNEAFEALGKEICLQIAAMAPLYVSEEQVPAEDIERETKVLEAQLKEEGKKPEQIEKIIPGKIKKYFSEVCLLNQAFIKDNTKTVDDLVKEAIAKFGENIIVARFARFQVGGA; this comes from the coding sequence ATGTCAGCATCTACTACCGACCTTATTAAGGAACTAAGAGACCGCACCGGTGCGGGATTGATGGATTGTAAAAAAGCTCTTATAGAGAATAATAACGATCTAGACAAATCTGCAGACTGGTTGCGTGAAAAAGGGATCGCTAAGGCTTCTAAAAAAGCGGGACGCGTGACCAAAGAAGGAAGAAATATTTCCTATATCCACGGAGATGGAAAGATCGGAGTTCTACTCGAGCTCAACTCTGAAACTGACTTCGTTGCACGTAACGAGGCTTTTGAAGCTCTCGGAAAAGAGATCTGTCTGCAAATCGCAGCTATGGCTCCTTTATACGTAAGCGAAGAACAAGTTCCTGCAGAAGATATCGAGCGTGAAACTAAGGTTTTGGAAGCTCAATTAAAAGAAGAAGGTAAAAAACCGGAACAGATCGAAAAGATCATTCCGGGAAAAATCAAAAAGTATTTCTCCGAAGTATGCCTTTTGAACCAAGCCTTCATCAAGGATAATACTAAGACCGTTGACGATCTGGTTAAGGAAGCTATCGCGAAATTCGGTGAAAATATCATCGTAGCTCGTTTTGCTCGTTTCCAGGTAGGCGGCGCATAA
- a CDS encoding tetratricopeptide repeat protein has translation MVTESFKQTLKLYDEGLALYKNRKFKEAWELFKKAVEITPNDGPSKKYIGRCEAFIANPPPEDWDGVFEMKTK, from the coding sequence ATGGTCACCGAGTCTTTTAAACAAACTCTTAAATTGTACGACGAAGGTCTCGCACTGTACAAGAATAGAAAGTTCAAGGAAGCTTGGGAACTATTCAAAAAAGCAGTTGAGATCACTCCGAACGACGGGCCTTCTAAAAAATATATAGGACGCTGCGAAGCATTTATCGCGAATCCTCCACCTGAAGATTGGGATGGGGTTTTCGAGATGAAAACGAAATAA
- the acpS gene encoding holo-ACP synthase: MKITIGNDIVENSRIRDLLDKHGERFLKRVFSETEIAYCSGRKDPVPHLSGRFCVKEAFIKAIEPGDKVILDMREIELFGKDFGKKELVLHGKSKELFLEKGYSGVSVSISHAENYSTAVVVLYKE; the protein is encoded by the coding sequence ATGAAAATCACCATCGGGAATGATATAGTAGAAAATTCTAGGATCAGAGACTTGCTCGATAAACATGGAGAAAGATTTCTGAAAAGAGTATTTTCAGAAACTGAGATAGCTTACTGCTCAGGTAGAAAAGATCCTGTCCCTCATCTTAGCGGAAGATTTTGTGTGAAGGAAGCATTCATCAAGGCCATAGAACCCGGAGACAAGGTGATCCTCGATATGAGAGAAATCGAACTTTTCGGGAAGGATTTCGGAAAAAAAGAATTGGTACTTCACGGAAAATCGAAAGAATTGTTCCTCGAGAAAGGCTATAGCGGTGTTTCCGTGTCCATCAGCCATGCGGAAAATTATTCCACTGCAGTTGTCGTTCTCTATAAGGAGTGA
- a CDS encoding bactofilin family protein, with the protein MSKKAATASKPSRTVTEFGTISTVLGRETHFSGILNFKKPLEISGEFQGEIESEGFLLVSEGAKVRANIKAGTVIVGGEITGNVIATQRLEMLPSGKVNGNIKTAKLQIADGVIFEGNCEMILPNKD; encoded by the coding sequence ATGTCAAAAAAAGCCGCAACCGCATCCAAACCAAGCCGCACTGTAACCGAATTCGGGACAATCTCCACTGTATTAGGAAGAGAAACCCATTTTTCAGGAATTCTGAACTTCAAAAAACCTTTGGAAATCTCAGGTGAATTCCAGGGAGAAATAGAATCCGAAGGATTTCTATTAGTAAGCGAAGGAGCAAAGGTCAGAGCTAATATTAAAGCTGGGACTGTAATCGTAGGTGGAGAGATCACAGGTAATGTGATCGCTACCCAAAGATTAGAAATGCTTCCTAGCGGAAAAGTAAACGGAAACATCAAGACTGCAAAGCTGCAAATTGCCGACGGAGTGATCTTCGAAGGTAACTGCGAAATGATCCTGCCTAATAAGGATTGA
- a CDS encoding YbbR-like domain-containing protein, which translates to MIKALLNNWQAKLGSIILATLFYINLQNSKILVREVNIKIEYPKLSGGLIIAKGSDTTFPVKVEGVRDYVNFYTPSLKAYISPADLHPGENIVNVVRFGGTTPGLRISKIPGKEKVKIIVESNVSRTLIIEPKLAGDPPKDYIKSSHFVSPTSLVVVGNPSEFDKVGRIVSLPSISLKDKTKTFTQKFKVPDLPAGLRYRDNIKEVSVTVNIVADSSTPGESIVLGVPVKCQNLDKSLEAEFSEQEVSVKLQSKTPLRSIQIIKGLNASVVCSHKYDPKTKKILPDGKPVVAKVRLEKAPSLKSVEIQGVFPDRISILYRVRPDIGSGGTGSEDGGDGNSDPGSEEPLPEPEEE; encoded by the coding sequence ATGATTAAGGCTCTTCTGAACAACTGGCAGGCAAAACTCGGCTCCATCATTCTTGCCACATTATTCTATATCAATTTACAAAATTCTAAAATTCTAGTAAGAGAAGTAAATATAAAGATAGAATATCCTAAATTAAGTGGCGGGCTTATCATCGCTAAAGGATCCGACACTACTTTTCCCGTTAAGGTAGAAGGTGTTCGAGACTATGTGAACTTCTACACTCCTTCCTTAAAGGCTTATATTTCTCCCGCTGATCTTCATCCTGGGGAGAATATCGTAAACGTGGTCCGATTTGGGGGCACGACTCCAGGTTTAAGAATTTCTAAAATCCCTGGAAAAGAAAAAGTTAAGATCATAGTAGAATCAAATGTGAGTAGGACTCTTATAATTGAGCCTAAACTTGCGGGAGACCCTCCTAAAGATTATATTAAGTCTTCTCATTTCGTTTCGCCTACGAGCCTGGTGGTTGTAGGAAATCCTTCCGAGTTTGATAAGGTTGGGCGAATAGTCAGTCTACCTTCTATCTCTTTGAAAGATAAAACAAAAACATTCACTCAGAAATTTAAGGTCCCGGATCTACCTGCGGGTTTAAGATACAGGGATAATATTAAAGAAGTTTCAGTAACAGTGAATATCGTAGCGGATTCTTCTACCCCTGGAGAAAGTATAGTTCTGGGTGTTCCGGTAAAATGCCAAAACCTGGATAAAAGTTTAGAAGCAGAATTTTCGGAACAGGAAGTTTCCGTAAAACTACAATCCAAAACTCCGTTAAGAAGTATCCAGATCATCAAAGGTCTAAATGCTAGCGTGGTATGTTCTCATAAATACGATCCTAAAACCAAAAAGATCCTTCCGGATGGTAAACCGGTGGTCGCAAAAGTACGTTTGGAAAAAGCGCCTAGTTTAAAATCCGTAGAGATCCAGGGAGTATTCCCGGATCGAATTTCCATCCTATATCGAGTCCGTCCGGACATTGGATCAGGTGGGACCGGAAGTGAAGATGGGGGAGATGGAAACTCGGATCCGGGTTCGGAAGAACCTTTGCCGGAGCCTGAGGAAGAATGA
- the cdaA gene encoding diadenylate cyclase CdaA, with amino-acid sequence MDFLKNISLFQSDKFGIVMILDILIVSFLIYQFYSTIRRTRGVQLLLGIGLIWVLGIFAQTLNFELLDWIIDNIRPALVFAIIVLLQPELRKITGDMARLRLFRPFLLKTATDLDEIVEASKIMAKNKTGSLIAIVREHSLKDIAEQAVQLDAILSTSLLLTIFKKNTALHDGAVIIEQNRIACAGAFLPMATNLDDARMGARHRAALGIAEESDAVIVVTSEETGEISVCHDGEMIHPVKPIELKNLLNTILHEKKAGPGNPNADKKFESEEVEESHD; translated from the coding sequence ATGGATTTTTTAAAAAACATCAGTTTATTCCAAAGTGATAAGTTCGGGATCGTGATGATCCTGGATATTCTGATCGTTAGTTTTTTAATTTATCAATTTTATTCCACCATTCGTCGGACAAGAGGGGTTCAACTTCTTTTGGGGATCGGTCTTATTTGGGTGCTTGGGATTTTTGCTCAAACCTTGAATTTTGAACTTTTGGATTGGATTATCGATAATATCCGCCCGGCACTTGTGTTTGCGATTATAGTTCTTCTTCAGCCTGAACTTCGTAAGATTACCGGTGATATGGCGAGACTTAGGTTATTTCGTCCTTTCCTTTTAAAAACTGCCACCGACCTAGATGAGATTGTAGAAGCATCTAAGATCATGGCTAAAAACAAAACCGGTTCTTTGATCGCGATCGTTAGAGAGCATAGTCTTAAAGATATCGCAGAGCAAGCGGTTCAGTTGGATGCAATTCTTTCCACAAGCCTTCTTCTTACAATCTTCAAAAAGAACACTGCACTTCATGACGGAGCAGTCATCATAGAACAGAACCGGATCGCATGCGCGGGTGCTTTCTTACCGATGGCCACGAATTTGGACGATGCAAGAATGGGTGCAAGACATAGAGCGGCGCTCGGTATCGCAGAAGAATCGGACGCAGTGATCGTTGTAACTTCGGAAGAGACCGGAGAAATTTCGGTCTGTCACGACGGAGAAATGATCCATCCTGTAAAACCGATCGAATTAAAAAATCTTTTGAACACGATCCTCCATGAGAAAAAAGCAGGACCGGGAAATCCGAATGCTGACAAAAAGTTTGAGTCGGAAGAAGTAGAGGAGTCCCATGATTAA
- the pyrH gene encoding UMP kinase — MAEETSKYKRILIKLSGEALAGEGEFGIDSNKAHSLAEEIKEVHSLGVEIALVVGGGNLIRGANLAKVGMDQATADYMGMLATIQNALALQDACEKKGLYTRVQSAIDIHSIAESYIRRRAVRHLEKKRIVIFAGGIGNPYFTTDTAASLRAVEVGCEVILKATKVDGVYEADPKKDPSAKRYTHISFMESIKRRLKVMDSTALSLCMENNMSIIVFDIFKRGNLKDLVLGDKKIGTLISNSEDIRIDGE; from the coding sequence TTGGCCGAGGAAACTTCTAAGTATAAGCGGATCTTAATAAAACTCTCCGGTGAGGCACTTGCCGGAGAGGGAGAGTTTGGGATTGATAGTAATAAAGCCCATTCACTCGCAGAAGAGATCAAAGAAGTTCATTCTTTAGGAGTAGAGATTGCTCTAGTAGTCGGAGGGGGAAACCTGATCCGAGGAGCAAATCTCGCTAAGGTCGGAATGGACCAGGCAACCGCAGATTATATGGGAATGCTTGCTACCATCCAAAACGCATTGGCTCTACAAGATGCCTGCGAGAAAAAAGGACTCTATACTAGAGTTCAATCAGCAATAGATATTCATTCCATCGCAGAAAGTTATATTCGCCGCAGAGCGGTCCGACACTTGGAAAAGAAAAGGATCGTGATCTTTGCAGGCGGAATAGGTAACCCTTATTTTACTACGGATACAGCAGCAAGTTTAAGAGCTGTAGAAGTAGGATGCGAAGTGATCCTAAAAGCCACTAAGGTGGACGGGGTTTACGAAGCGGATCCTAAAAAAGATCCAAGCGCTAAAAGATATACTCATATCTCCTTTATGGAATCCATTAAACGTAGATTGAAAGTTATGGATTCTACCGCCCTCAGTCTCTGCATGGAAAACAATATGTCAATAATCGTATTTGACATTTTTAAGCGGGGCAATTTAAAAGATTTGGTTCTCGGGGACAAAAAAATAGGTACCCTGATTTCTAACTCGGAGGATATTCGGATCGATGGCGAATGA
- a CDS encoding phosphatidate cytidylyltransferase, whose product MGETTKRILSAAVLVALYLFMIFYRDFYYLQTLVILLVAGVIGLTEFYRLSDRGQDGRPFKGTGIFFFIIILLIYYFRFVASQNKFEPPIFFQTHFKLFVPSFDAVTFSFVLLFLFSFLLQILRRPLDGAIFSVSSTILGVVYAALPLGHLLLLLGMNQGIYYVFLVSVATFMTDVGGYFGGRWFGRNPAGLAISPKKTWEGYASGIVVAIGSVFLLNILWERSTGVAPLVSGAEVFLTSLILSFVGIIGDLLESAMKRDAKVKDSGNLIPGHGGILDRADALLLTVPILYFYLQIKVALGFPV is encoded by the coding sequence ATGGGTGAAACTACAAAAAGGATCCTTTCCGCGGCTGTGCTCGTAGCCCTATACCTGTTCATGATCTTTTACAGGGATTTTTATTATTTACAAACCCTGGTAATACTTCTGGTCGCAGGAGTAATAGGTCTGACGGAATTTTATAGGCTTTCCGATAGAGGCCAGGACGGAAGACCCTTTAAAGGAACCGGGATATTTTTCTTTATTATAATATTATTAATCTATTATTTTAGATTTGTGGCTTCCCAGAACAAATTCGAACCACCTATCTTCTTCCAAACACATTTCAAATTGTTTGTGCCTAGTTTCGACGCGGTGACCTTCTCCTTTGTATTACTTTTTCTTTTCAGTTTTCTTCTCCAGATTTTGAGAAGACCCCTGGATGGTGCGATCTTTTCGGTAAGTTCCACTATCTTAGGAGTAGTTTACGCAGCATTACCGCTCGGACATTTACTTCTTCTTTTGGGAATGAACCAAGGGATCTATTATGTGTTCTTAGTATCTGTTGCAACATTTATGACTGATGTGGGCGGATATTTCGGCGGTCGTTGGTTCGGTAGAAATCCGGCAGGACTTGCAATTTCTCCTAAAAAAACCTGGGAAGGTTATGCTTCCGGGATCGTAGTAGCGATCGGTTCAGTATTCCTTCTAAATATTTTATGGGAAAGAAGCACGGGTGTTGCACCTTTAGTTTCAGGTGCAGAAGTATTTTTAACTTCTTTAATTTTATCTTTTGTAGGGATCATCGGAGACCTTTTGGAATCCGCAATGAAAAGAGATGCTAAGGTAAAAGATTCCGGAAATTTGATCCCTGGTCATGGTGGAATTTTGGATAGGGCTGATGCGTTACTTTTAACGGTTCCTATCCTTTATTTTTATCTTCAGATCAAGGTTGCCTTGGGATTTCCGGTCTAA
- the frr gene encoding ribosome recycling factor, protein MANEEVINAMKSKMDKTVELLKKDFAGVRTGRANPALIEDLRVEYYGTPTPINQLGNISAPEPRLLVVSPYDKGTMKDIEKAIQASGLGLQPTNDGVVIRIIIPELTGERRKELAKVVKSKSEEKKVAVRNIRRDAMEDLKKHSEGISQDELKTLQDQVQKITDSYIDKVSAITAEKEKEITTV, encoded by the coding sequence ATGGCGAATGAAGAAGTAATCAACGCAATGAAGTCCAAGATGGATAAAACCGTGGAACTCCTGAAAAAGGATTTTGCGGGAGTCCGGACGGGCAGGGCCAACCCTGCTTTGATCGAAGATCTTAGAGTAGAATATTACGGAACTCCTACTCCAATCAATCAGTTGGGAAATATCTCCGCTCCTGAGCCTAGACTTCTGGTAGTTTCTCCTTATGATAAGGGAACTATGAAAGATATCGAAAAGGCAATCCAAGCATCCGGATTAGGATTACAACCTACGAACGACGGGGTAGTAATTCGTATCATCATTCCGGAACTTACCGGCGAAAGACGTAAAGAATTGGCAAAAGTGGTAAAATCCAAATCGGAAGAGAAGAAGGTCGCAGTCAGAAACATCCGCCGTGATGCTATGGAAGATCTTAAAAAACATTCCGAAGGAATTTCCCAAGACGAATTGAAAACTCTGCAAGACCAGGTGCAAAAAATTACGGATTCTTATATAGATAAAGTTTCTGCAATTACCGCTGAGAAAGAGAAAGAAATCACTACGGTCTAA